The proteins below are encoded in one region of Micromonospora sp. DSM 45708:
- a CDS encoding DNA polymerase III subunit gamma and tau, translated as MALALYRKYRPRTFAEVIGQEHVTEPLSQALRSGRLNHAYLFSGPRGCGKTSSARILARSLNCEQGPTPEPCGQCESCRSLATDGSGSIDVIEIDAASHGGVDDARELREKAFFAPARSRFKIYVIDEAHMVSSAGFNALLKLVEEPPEYVKFIFATTEPEKVLGTIKSRTHHYPFRLIPPKVLRPYLEQLTEAEGVKVDPAVFPLVVRAGGGSARDSLSVLDQLIAGAGPEGVGYARAAALLGVTDSALIDEMCDALAAGDGAAAYATVDRVAEAGHDPRRFASDLLERLRDLIVLQQVPDAAAKGLIDGPADQIERMAAQAHRLGPATLSRCADIVHNGLVEMRGTTAPRLLLELICARMLLPGADDSSGGLLQRLERMERRLTLGGAEPPPSAHATPTPGVRPAAPAPGAAAAAVHPSTAGTPAAADAPTGPAVARAAAAAAVSRATPGAPAAGTGASEPADPGTGADSSGSGAVAGSSGPAGPGARNGSPAPAGADLPSSAVGPGAGSQRRVGPESAAPVRRPVPSSAVMPDPSTPEPPRPGAASPGALDAVAVRRVWPEVVGKVNRSNKRIAALMRDAVVRDLDGDTLVLTVKSTVLAKMMVDHAAVLTDALYEELGGRWQIRCEVAGERGGVSLGGPSRPAAPARPESPPSETPARQQPGGSGRTGGAGGRNGAVRPDPGAGEAGRGGTTAADVVEDWPEPARPGGAAASADEWPEPARPGGSTSADEQPASARPAGTPVGGAPVAHVAPAAPEPAAPAAPAAPKGPPVSSAIAAARAAAAGRGPRTGQAAARKTADAEWAGEPPYDPDFDGPVRGGAGRSGGAAPATANFEGFDPGDEPLDEVIDERTARESSQEQAVRLLREAFGAEQIDEVDAR; from the coding sequence TTCGCCGAGGTCATCGGTCAGGAGCACGTCACCGAGCCGCTGTCGCAGGCGTTGCGCAGCGGCCGGCTGAACCACGCGTACCTCTTCTCCGGCCCGCGCGGCTGCGGCAAGACCTCCAGCGCCCGGATCCTGGCCCGCTCGCTCAACTGTGAGCAGGGCCCCACGCCCGAGCCGTGCGGGCAGTGTGAGTCCTGCCGCTCGCTGGCCACCGACGGCTCCGGCTCGATCGACGTCATCGAGATCGACGCGGCCAGCCACGGCGGTGTCGACGACGCCCGCGAGCTGCGCGAGAAGGCGTTCTTCGCGCCGGCCCGCAGCCGCTTCAAGATCTACGTCATCGACGAGGCGCACATGGTCTCGTCGGCCGGCTTCAACGCCCTGCTGAAGCTGGTCGAGGAGCCGCCGGAGTACGTCAAGTTCATCTTCGCCACCACCGAGCCGGAGAAGGTCCTCGGCACGATCAAGTCGCGGACCCACCACTACCCGTTCCGGTTGATCCCGCCGAAGGTGCTCCGGCCCTATTTGGAGCAGTTGACCGAGGCCGAGGGCGTCAAGGTCGATCCGGCGGTGTTCCCGCTGGTGGTCCGCGCCGGTGGCGGCAGCGCGCGGGACAGCCTCTCCGTGCTCGACCAGCTCATCGCCGGCGCGGGCCCGGAGGGGGTCGGCTACGCACGGGCCGCCGCGCTGCTCGGCGTCACCGACTCCGCGCTGATCGACGAGATGTGCGACGCGCTGGCCGCCGGGGACGGCGCAGCCGCGTACGCCACCGTCGACCGGGTCGCCGAGGCCGGCCACGACCCGCGCCGTTTCGCCTCCGACCTGTTGGAACGGCTGCGCGACCTGATCGTGCTCCAGCAGGTGCCGGACGCCGCCGCCAAGGGGCTCATCGACGGCCCGGCCGACCAGATCGAGCGGATGGCCGCCCAGGCCCACCGGCTCGGCCCGGCCACGCTGTCCCGCTGCGCCGACATCGTGCACAACGGCCTGGTCGAGATGCGTGGCACCACCGCACCCCGGCTGCTGCTGGAGCTGATCTGCGCCCGGATGCTGCTGCCCGGCGCGGACGACTCGTCCGGCGGCCTGCTCCAGCGGCTGGAGCGGATGGAACGCCGGCTCACGCTGGGCGGCGCCGAGCCGCCGCCGTCCGCCCACGCCACCCCCACCCCGGGGGTACGCCCAGCCGCTCCCGCCCCGGGCGCGGCTGCCGCCGCGGTCCACCCGTCGACCGCCGGCACGCCGGCGGCTGCCGATGCCCCGACCGGGCCGGCCGTCGCCCGTGCCGCCGCCGCGGCGGCCGTCTCCAGGGCGACCCCCGGCGCTCCGGCCGCGGGCACCGGCGCTTCCGAGCCGGCGGACCCGGGCACGGGTGCCGATTCGTCCGGGTCGGGTGCGGTCGCCGGTTCTTCCGGGCCGGCGGGTCCGGGCGCGCGGAACGGTTCTCCCGCGCCGGCCGGCGCGGATCTCCCCTCTTCGGCGGTGGGTCCGGGCGCTGGCTCCCAGCGGCGGGTCGGTCCGGAGTCGGCCGCCCCGGTCCGCCGTCCGGTGCCGTCGTCGGCGGTGATGCCCGACCCGTCCACGCCGGAGCCGCCCCGGCCGGGCGCGGCGAGCCCCGGCGCGCTGGACGCCGTCGCGGTGCGTCGGGTCTGGCCGGAGGTGGTCGGCAAGGTCAACCGGAGCAACAAGCGGATCGCCGCGCTGATGCGCGATGCCGTGGTGCGTGACCTGGACGGCGACACGCTGGTGCTGACCGTGAAGTCGACGGTGCTGGCGAAGATGATGGTGGACCACGCCGCGGTGCTCACCGACGCGCTCTACGAGGAGCTGGGCGGTCGGTGGCAGATCCGCTGCGAGGTGGCCGGCGAGCGGGGCGGCGTGTCGCTCGGTGGCCCGTCCCGTCCGGCCGCACCGGCTCGCCCGGAATCTCCGCCGTCGGAGACGCCCGCCCGCCAGCAGCCGGGCGGATCGGGTCGGACAGGTGGCGCGGGCGGCCGGAACGGTGCGGTTCGGCCGGATCCCGGCGCTGGTGAGGCGGGACGCGGCGGGACCACCGCCGCCGACGTGGTCGAGGACTGGCCCGAGCCGGCCCGCCCGGGTGGTGCTGCCGCGAGCGCGGACGAGTGGCCCGAGCCGGCCCGCCCGGGCGGTTCCACGAGCGCGGACGAGCAGCCGGCGTCAGCCCGGCCGGCCGGTACGCCGGTTGGTGGCGCACCGGTGGCGCACGTGGCCCCGGCCGCACCGGAACCGGCCGCGCCGGCCGCGCCGGCCGCGCCCAAGGGTCCGCCGGTGAGCAGTGCGATCGCGGCGGCCCGGGCGGCTGCGGCGGGACGCGGCCCGCGTACCGGACAGGCGGCGGCCCGGAAGACGGCCGACGCGGAGTGGGCCGGCGAGCCGCCGTACGATCCGGACTTCGACGGCCCGGTGCGCGGCGGCGCGGGCCGTTCCGGCGGCGCGGCGCCGGCGACGGCGAACTTCGAGGGTTTCGACCCGGGCGACGAGCCGTTGGACGAGGTCATCGACGAGCGGACCGCGCGTGAGTCCAGTCAGGAGCAGGCGGTACGGCTGCTCCGTGAGGCGTTCGGCGCCGAGCAGATCGACGAGGTGGACGCCCGGTAG
- a CDS encoding YbaB/EbfC family nucleoid-associated protein produces MQQMLKQAQKMQQQIANAQAELAEAELTGTAGGGLVTATVAGTGELKAIKIDPKAVDPEDVETLEDLVVAAVHNAAEAARELTEKKMGPVAGGMGGLGLPGF; encoded by the coding sequence ATGCAGCAGATGCTGAAGCAGGCGCAGAAGATGCAGCAGCAGATCGCCAACGCCCAGGCCGAGCTGGCCGAGGCGGAGCTGACCGGCACCGCGGGCGGCGGCCTGGTCACCGCCACCGTCGCCGGCACCGGCGAGTTGAAGGCGATCAAGATCGACCCGAAGGCGGTCGACCCGGAGGACGTGGAGACGCTGGAGGACCTGGTCGTCGCCGCCGTGCACAACGCCGCCGAGGCGGCCCGGGAGCTGACCGAGAAGAAGATGGGCCCGGTCGCGGGCGGGATGGGCGGCCTCGGCCTGCCCGGTTTCTGA
- the recR gene encoding recombination mediator RecR, protein MYEGAIQDLIDELGRLPGVGPKSAQRIAFHVLSADPADVNRLAGALRKVKDLVRFCTTCYNVAESEQCRICRDARRTDEVLCVVEEPKDVVAIERTGEFRGRYHVLGGAINPLEGIGPDNLRIRELMTRLSGGEVRELILATDPNTEGEATATYLALMVKPMGIAVTRLASGLPVGGDLEYADEITLGRAFEGRRAV, encoded by the coding sequence ATGTATGAAGGCGCCATCCAGGATCTGATCGACGAGTTGGGCCGGCTGCCGGGCGTGGGCCCGAAGAGCGCCCAGCGGATCGCGTTCCACGTCCTGTCGGCGGATCCGGCCGACGTCAACCGGCTGGCCGGCGCGCTGCGCAAGGTCAAGGATCTGGTCCGGTTCTGCACGACCTGTTACAACGTGGCCGAGTCCGAACAGTGCCGGATCTGCCGCGATGCACGGCGTACCGATGAGGTGCTCTGCGTGGTCGAGGAGCCCAAGGACGTGGTGGCGATCGAGCGGACCGGCGAGTTCCGCGGGCGCTACCACGTGCTCGGTGGCGCGATCAACCCGCTGGAGGGCATCGGCCCGGACAACCTGCGGATCCGGGAGTTGATGACCCGGCTGAGCGGCGGCGAGGTCCGCGAGCTGATCCTCGCCACCGACCCGAACACCGAGGGCGAAGCGACGGCGACCTATCTCGCGCTCATGGTGAAGCCGATGGGAATCGCGGTGACCCGGCTGGCCAGCGGCCTCCCGGTCGGCGGCGACCTGGAGTACGCCGACGAGATCACGCTGGGCCGCGCCTTCGAGGGGCGCCGGGCGGTCTGA
- a CDS encoding ABC transporter substrate-binding protein, with product MQASRLKTAVALAAAAALAVGASGCAKSDRDDEGGSGAKSGGTFVFAGAGDPKNFDPIFNDDGESFRPIRQMYDTLVQNKPGTAELQGALAESWEHDPDGKVWTFKLRKGVKFHDGTDFNAAAVCFNFDRWFNMKGAAAQSQMIYYSDTFGGFAKNEAEGVGQPVYNKCEAKDDGTAVVTMNQYKGAFPGAFALTALSIASPEALKKYDADTVKQNGDSFEYSAFANEHPVGTGPFKFAGWDKTKGEITLERNADYWGEKAKVDKLVLKIIKDENTRKQELRAGTVQGIDFPAPADRKALAGEGYQVLDRPAFNILYLGINQKNPKLKDLRVRQAIAYALNRQQLVQTKGPGGTKVADEFMPDTVLGYAQDVQKYDYNPEKAKQLLKEAGAEKLTLNFYYPTDVSRPYMPNPQEIFTVLANDLKAVGITVNGVARPWNGGYKDDVQQFGKHDLHLLGWTGDYNDPGNFVGTFFGREKVEFGDQGMTEMFEAIAKADGTVDEAGKKAAWEQVNRDIATKWLPAVPVWHAPPAIVVTKDVKGLVASPLTDERFNTVSVG from the coding sequence ATGCAGGCGAGCAGGCTGAAAACGGCCGTGGCCCTCGCGGCCGCGGCCGCCCTGGCGGTCGGTGCGTCCGGGTGCGCCAAGAGCGACCGGGACGACGAGGGTGGGAGCGGCGCCAAGAGCGGCGGCACCTTCGTCTTCGCCGGTGCCGGGGACCCGAAGAACTTCGACCCGATCTTCAACGACGACGGTGAGTCGTTCCGGCCGATCCGCCAGATGTACGACACCCTCGTGCAGAACAAGCCCGGCACCGCCGAGCTTCAGGGTGCCCTGGCGGAGAGCTGGGAGCACGACCCGGACGGCAAGGTGTGGACCTTCAAGCTCCGCAAGGGCGTGAAGTTCCACGACGGCACCGACTTCAACGCCGCCGCGGTCTGCTTCAACTTCGACCGCTGGTTCAACATGAAGGGTGCCGCGGCCCAGTCGCAGATGATCTACTACTCGGACACGTTCGGCGGCTTCGCCAAGAACGAGGCCGAGGGCGTCGGCCAGCCGGTCTACAACAAGTGCGAGGCGAAGGACGACGGCACGGCCGTCGTCACGATGAACCAGTACAAGGGCGCCTTCCCGGGTGCCTTCGCGCTGACCGCGCTCTCCATCGCCAGCCCCGAGGCGCTGAAGAAGTACGACGCCGACACCGTGAAGCAGAACGGCGACTCGTTCGAGTACAGCGCGTTCGCCAACGAGCACCCGGTGGGTACCGGCCCGTTCAAGTTCGCGGGCTGGGACAAGACCAAGGGTGAGATCACCCTGGAGCGCAACGCCGACTACTGGGGCGAGAAGGCCAAGGTCGACAAGCTCGTTCTCAAGATCATCAAGGACGAGAACACCCGGAAGCAGGAGCTGCGCGCCGGCACCGTCCAGGGCATCGACTTCCCGGCCCCGGCCGACCGGAAGGCGCTGGCCGGCGAGGGCTACCAGGTCCTCGACCGCCCCGCGTTCAACATCCTCTACCTCGGCATCAACCAGAAGAACCCGAAGCTGAAGGACCTGCGGGTCCGGCAGGCGATCGCGTACGCGCTCAACCGCCAGCAGCTCGTCCAGACCAAGGGCCCGGGTGGCACCAAGGTCGCCGACGAGTTCATGCCGGACACGGTGCTCGGCTACGCCCAGGACGTGCAGAAGTACGACTACAACCCGGAGAAGGCCAAGCAGCTTCTCAAGGAGGCGGGCGCGGAGAAGTTGACGCTCAACTTCTACTACCCCACCGACGTGTCCCGGCCGTACATGCCGAACCCGCAGGAGATCTTCACCGTGCTGGCCAACGACCTGAAGGCCGTGGGCATCACGGTCAACGGTGTGGCCCGCCCGTGGAACGGTGGCTACAAGGACGACGTGCAGCAGTTCGGCAAGCACGACCTGCACCTGCTCGGCTGGACCGGTGACTACAACGACCCGGGCAACTTCGTCGGCACGTTCTTCGGCCGCGAGAAGGTCGAGTTCGGCGACCAGGGCATGACCGAGATGTTCGAGGCCATCGCCAAGGCCGACGGCACGGTCGACGAGGCCGGCAAGAAGGCCGCCTGGGAGCAGGTCAACCGCGACATCGCCACCAAGTGGCTGCCGGCCGTGCCGGTCTGGCACGCCCCGCCGGCCATCGTGGTCACGAAGGACGTCAAGGGTCTCGTCGCCAGCCCGCTGACCGACGAGCGGTTCAACACCGTCAGCGTCGGCTGA
- a CDS encoding ABC transporter permease, which produces MLRVIVRRLLQLVVTLIGLSALVFVWLRNLPGGPIEALLGERATPERRALLVKALGYDQPILVQYAKFMQRLLTGDFGNSIRSGDPVTEVIGRAFPATVELAAAAMIIAIGLGVPLGYLAARHRGRLLDNLSIGGTLLGISIPIFFLGYLLKDVFTQNMHMFPPSGRISTGMDNTDITGFFVLDGLLTREFDATGDALWHLILPAITLATIPLAVVVRITRASVLDVLNEDFVRTAEAKGLRHKTIRGRHILRNALLPVVTTIGLQTGALLSGAVLTERVYNWGGLGTLIYDSISGGRDYPVLQALILLAALVFVLVNLLVDLSYAFIDPRVRVR; this is translated from the coding sequence ATGTTGCGAGTCATAGTTCGCCGCCTGCTCCAACTGGTGGTGACCCTGATAGGGCTGTCCGCGCTCGTCTTCGTCTGGCTGCGGAACCTGCCCGGCGGCCCGATCGAGGCGCTGCTCGGTGAGCGGGCCACGCCGGAGCGGCGCGCGCTGCTGGTCAAGGCGCTCGGCTACGACCAGCCGATCCTGGTGCAGTACGCCAAGTTCATGCAGCGGCTGCTGACCGGCGACTTCGGCAACTCGATCCGGAGCGGCGACCCGGTCACCGAGGTGATCGGCCGCGCGTTCCCGGCGACCGTCGAGCTGGCCGCCGCTGCCATGATCATCGCGATCGGGCTCGGTGTGCCGCTCGGCTACCTGGCCGCCCGGCACCGCGGCCGGCTGCTCGACAACCTGAGCATCGGCGGCACCCTGCTCGGCATCTCGATCCCGATCTTCTTCCTGGGCTACCTGCTCAAGGACGTGTTCACCCAGAACATGCACATGTTCCCGCCGTCCGGCCGGATCAGCACCGGGATGGACAACACCGACATCACCGGCTTCTTCGTGCTCGACGGGCTGCTCACCCGGGAGTTCGACGCCACCGGTGACGCGTTGTGGCACCTGATCCTGCCGGCGATCACGCTGGCCACCATCCCGCTCGCGGTCGTCGTCCGGATCACCCGGGCCAGCGTGCTCGACGTCCTCAACGAGGACTTCGTCCGTACCGCCGAGGCGAAGGGGCTGCGGCACAAGACCATCCGGGGCCGGCACATCCTGCGCAACGCGCTGCTGCCGGTGGTCACCACCATCGGCCTCCAGACCGGCGCGTTGCTCTCCGGGGCCGTGCTCACCGAGCGGGTCTACAACTGGGGCGGTCTCGGGACGCTGATCTACGACTCGATCAGCGGTGGTCGCGACTACCCGGTGCTCCAGGCGCTGATCCTGCTGGCCGCGCTGGTCTTCGTGCTGGTCAACCTCCTGGTCGACCTCTCCTACGCCTTCATCGACCCCAGGGTGCGTGTGCGATGA
- a CDS encoding ABC transporter permease has product MSDPITRPTVGAPRESVDPSAVTEKPEGTLPRGLDRLGERKRARLEQLAQATADKGGVSLVRDAFRRLRRNPTAMVGAAIVAIFVLVALFAPLLAPHDPAQRFDELTRNLTVDNIPGASSGFPLGSDPLGRDFLSRMIHGSRQTLFVGVLATLIGLALGVLVGALAGAFGGWVDNILMRFTDVMLALPALLLAISLVALASRSSQWTVILAVAIVNVPIFARLLRGSMLAQRESDHVLAARALGVKRGAIVLRHMLPNAMTAVIVQATLTLSTAILEAASLSFLGLGDPDINRAEWGLMLGVDGQRYFEVRPELAYFPAAAIIVVALGFTLLGEGMREAIDPKSRR; this is encoded by the coding sequence ATGAGCGATCCGATCACCCGGCCCACCGTGGGCGCCCCGCGTGAGAGCGTGGACCCGTCGGCCGTCACCGAGAAGCCCGAGGGCACCCTGCCCCGGGGCCTGGACCGCCTCGGCGAGCGCAAGCGCGCCCGGCTGGAGCAGTTGGCCCAGGCCACCGCCGACAAGGGCGGGGTGAGCCTGGTCCGGGACGCGTTCCGCCGGTTGCGGCGCAACCCGACCGCGATGGTCGGCGCGGCCATCGTGGCGATCTTCGTGCTGGTCGCGCTCTTCGCCCCGCTGCTGGCGCCGCACGACCCGGCGCAGCGCTTCGACGAGCTGACCCGCAACCTGACCGTCGACAACATCCCGGGCGCCAGCAGCGGGTTCCCGCTCGGCTCCGACCCGCTCGGCCGGGACTTCCTGTCCCGGATGATCCACGGCAGCCGCCAGACGCTGTTCGTCGGCGTGCTCGCCACGCTGATCGGGCTGGCCCTGGGCGTGCTGGTGGGCGCGCTCGCCGGCGCGTTCGGCGGCTGGGTCGACAACATCCTGATGCGCTTCACCGACGTGATGCTGGCGCTGCCGGCGCTGCTGCTGGCGATCAGCCTGGTGGCCCTGGCCAGCCGGTCCAGCCAGTGGACGGTCATCCTCGCGGTGGCCATCGTGAACGTGCCGATCTTCGCCCGGCTGCTGCGCGGTTCGATGCTCGCCCAGCGGGAGAGCGACCACGTGCTCGCCGCCCGGGCGCTCGGCGTCAAGCGTGGGGCGATCGTGCTGCGGCACATGCTGCCCAACGCGATGACCGCGGTGATCGTGCAGGCGACGCTGACGCTCTCCACCGCGATCCTGGAAGCCGCGTCGCTCTCCTTCCTCGGCCTCGGTGACCCCGACATCAACCGCGCCGAGTGGGGCCTGATGCTCGGTGTGGACGGTCAGCGGTACTTCGAGGTCCGGCCGGAGCTGGCCTACTTCCCGGCCGCCGCGATCATCGTGGTCGCGCTCGGCTTCACCCTGCTGGGCGAGGGCATGCGCGAGGCGATCGACCCGAAGAGCCGGCGGTGA
- a CDS encoding ABC transporter ATP-binding protein, whose product MSLLDVRDLSVVFQRKGERPFTAVDEVSFSVEPGQTVGLVGESGCGKSVTSLAIMGLLPKRGNRVTGEVNFDGADLLKLRPEDLRDRRGRDIGMIFQDPLSSLNPVIPIGTQVAEVLERHRGMDRKVALKEARELLDAVGIPDPTRRLKEYPHQISGGMRQRALIAIALACKPRLLIADEPTTALDVTIQAQILTLLKQLVDETGTALIMITHDLGVVAGLCDTVNVLYGGKIVERAARHELFARPRHPYTHGLLNSVPRLDSPRGERLHAIRGSVADNIPWAEGCAFAPRCDNVVDACLDGPPPLEPTANGGDLRCNNPVSEEVAVP is encoded by the coding sequence ATGAGCCTGCTCGACGTACGCGACCTGAGCGTCGTGTTCCAGCGCAAGGGTGAGCGGCCGTTCACCGCGGTCGACGAGGTCAGCTTCAGCGTGGAGCCGGGGCAGACGGTCGGCCTGGTCGGCGAGTCCGGCTGCGGCAAGAGCGTCACCAGTCTGGCGATCATGGGCCTGCTGCCGAAACGCGGCAACAGGGTCACCGGCGAGGTGAACTTCGACGGCGCGGACCTGCTGAAACTGCGTCCGGAGGACCTGCGGGACCGGCGCGGCCGGGACATCGGCATGATCTTCCAGGACCCGCTCTCCTCGCTGAACCCGGTCATCCCGATCGGCACCCAGGTGGCCGAGGTGCTCGAACGGCACCGGGGCATGGACCGCAAGGTGGCGCTGAAGGAGGCCCGGGAACTGCTCGACGCGGTCGGCATCCCGGACCCGACGCGGCGGCTCAAGGAGTACCCGCACCAGATCTCCGGCGGCATGCGGCAGCGCGCGCTGATCGCCATCGCGCTGGCCTGCAAGCCCCGGCTGCTGATCGCCGACGAGCCGACCACCGCGCTGGACGTGACGATCCAGGCGCAGATCCTCACGCTGCTCAAGCAGCTCGTCGACGAGACCGGCACCGCCCTGATCATGATCACGCACGACCTGGGCGTGGTGGCCGGCCTCTGCGACACGGTCAACGTGCTCTACGGCGGCAAGATCGTGGAGCGGGCGGCCCGGCACGAACTGTTCGCCCGGCCCCGGCACCCGTACACGCACGGGCTGCTCAACTCCGTGCCGAGGCTCGACTCGCCCCGGGGCGAGCGGCTGCACGCCATCCGCGGCTCGGTGGCCGACAACATCCCGTGGGCGGAGGGCTGTGCGTTCGCCCCCCGGTGCGACAACGTGGTGGACGCCTGCCTGGACGGGCCGCCCCCGCTGGAGCCCACCGCCAACGGCGGCGACCTGCGCTGCAACAACCCCGTTTCCGAGGAGGTGGCGGTCCCGTGA
- a CDS encoding ABC transporter ATP-binding protein gives MTESTERTTGPLIELRDVKVHFPIKSGVLVDRTIGHVYAVDGVSLSINRGETYGLVGESGCGKSTLGRGLLRLVEPTAGEIVFDGTDLRSLKAEPMRRIRRRIQMIFQDPLSSLDPRQSVESLLVEGLKAHGLAKDKAAVDKRLREALAAVGLPASALSKYPHEFSGGQRQRIGIARALVLEPDLIVADEPVSALDVSIQAQVLNLLDELQEERGLTYLIIAHDLAVVRHIADTVGVMYLGGLVEEASSDDLYREPMHPYTRALMSAVPVPDPQVEDRRERILLAGDLPSPANPPAGCRFHTRCPWAQPTRCADERPALREVLDGHRVACHYAEDIAAGRIRPHEVEPELVRPDDGAAPGETGELIPTP, from the coding sequence GTGACCGAGTCGACCGAGCGGACGACCGGACCGCTTATCGAACTGCGCGACGTCAAGGTCCACTTCCCGATCAAGAGCGGCGTGCTCGTCGACCGGACGATCGGGCACGTCTACGCCGTCGACGGTGTCTCGCTCTCCATCAACAGGGGCGAGACGTACGGGCTGGTGGGCGAGTCGGGCTGCGGCAAGTCCACGCTGGGCCGGGGCCTGCTGCGGCTGGTCGAGCCGACCGCCGGGGAGATCGTCTTCGACGGCACCGACCTGCGCTCGCTCAAGGCCGAGCCGATGCGCCGGATCCGCCGCCGCATCCAGATGATCTTCCAGGACCCGCTGTCCAGCCTCGACCCCCGGCAGTCGGTGGAATCGCTGCTGGTCGAAGGGCTCAAGGCGCACGGCCTGGCGAAGGACAAGGCGGCCGTCGACAAGCGGCTCCGGGAGGCGCTCGCCGCGGTCGGCCTGCCCGCGTCCGCGCTCAGCAAGTACCCGCACGAGTTCTCCGGCGGCCAGCGCCAGCGCATCGGCATCGCCCGCGCGCTGGTGCTCGAACCGGACCTGATCGTCGCCGACGAGCCGGTGTCCGCGCTGGACGTGTCGATCCAGGCCCAGGTGCTCAACCTGCTCGACGAGTTGCAGGAGGAACGCGGCCTCACGTACCTGATCATCGCGCACGACCTGGCGGTGGTCCGGCACATCGCCGACACGGTCGGGGTGATGTACCTCGGTGGCCTGGTGGAGGAGGCGTCCAGCGACGACCTCTACCGGGAGCCGATGCACCCGTACACCCGGGCGCTCATGTCGGCGGTGCCGGTGCCGGACCCGCAGGTGGAGGACCGCCGGGAGCGGATCCTGCTCGCCGGCGACCTGCCGTCGCCGGCGAACCCGCCCGCCGGCTGCCGGTTCCACACCCGCTGCCCGTGGGCCCAGCCCACCCGCTGCGCCGACGAGCGGCCCGCGCTGCGCGAGGTGCTCGACGGGCACCGGGTCGCCTGCCACTACGCCGAGGACATCGCGGCCGGCCGGATCCGGCCGCACGAGGTGGAGCCGGAGCTGGTCCGACCGGACGACGGGGCGGCACCCGGCGAGACCGGTGAACTCATCCCGACCCCGTGA
- a CDS encoding HNH endonuclease family protein: protein MRTRSGVRAGLSAALTAVLALGVVGCDGPVTEPDAPPSASGNVDQQLGELTVATAGSMKGYSRSRFPHWRDTGKNCDVRDTVLQRDGEDIKLSGCNVVGGRWESAYDGVVLTDPSDVDIDHIVPLANAWRSGADEWDDSKRGDFANDQTRPQLIAVSLRSNRAKGDQDPSQWKPANRSYWCQYAADWVTVKHYWRLTVTSAEKAALTDMLEGCTWASKP from the coding sequence GTGCGTACGAGATCAGGAGTCCGAGCCGGGCTGTCCGCCGCGCTCACCGCGGTGCTCGCCCTAGGCGTGGTCGGTTGCGACGGCCCGGTCACCGAGCCGGACGCGCCGCCGAGCGCCTCCGGGAACGTGGATCAGCAGCTCGGTGAGCTGACCGTGGCCACCGCCGGGTCGATGAAGGGCTACAGCCGTTCCCGGTTCCCGCACTGGCGGGACACCGGAAAGAACTGCGACGTCCGGGACACCGTGCTGCAACGCGACGGGGAGGACATCAAGCTCTCCGGCTGCAACGTGGTGGGCGGGCGGTGGGAGAGCGCCTACGACGGGGTGGTGCTGACCGACCCGTCGGACGTGGACATCGACCACATCGTCCCGCTGGCCAACGCGTGGCGGTCCGGCGCGGACGAGTGGGACGACTCGAAACGCGGCGACTTCGCCAACGACCAGACCCGGCCGCAGCTCATCGCGGTTTCCCTCCGCTCCAACCGGGCAAAGGGTGACCAGGATCCGTCCCAGTGGAAGCCGGCGAACCGGTCGTACTGGTGCCAGTACGCGGCGGACTGGGTGACGGTCAAGCACTACTGGCGGCTGACGGTGACAAGTGCCGAGAAGGCCGCCCTCACCGACATGCTGGAGGGCTGCACATGGGCGAGCAAGCCGTGA